catcctatgtaccatgttcatgcccaccaagactgcttcgtacttggcctcattattagtagccaaGAACACCAgtcttagagatttttcgaagacaattccctcaggggatatcaggacaagtccaacgccagacCCTCTcagattagcagccccatccacatacactttccaagtcgacGGTGttgcggctgtgatcacaccaactgatttttcatccatgtgtgcttcctttagagtttcttctagcaatggctcggcaaactccgccaccaaattaacaaggacctggcccttcaccgaggtgcgaggcatgtatttaatgtcaaaggtccccaaaatggttccccactttgcaaCCCTACCAGAATAATcagcgctgcgtaacaccgccttgaagGGCAATTGGGttagaaccaccacagtgtgggactggaaataatgaggaagttttcgcgtggcatgaactatggccagaagtgctttctccaagagtagatagcgcacctcggcctcattcaaggacttactaacgtagtagaccggtctctgcaccccgctttcattccttatgaggaccaggctgaccgcgtggacggccactgccaaatacgcaaacaagacctcgtccacctcggggcgagacaaaatgggtggccgagaaagatattgcttaagctgttggaaggctaacatGCAGTCGtcggtccattgaaatcctttccatttattcaacaattggaagaaaggacggcaccggtcagctgacggagagataaatctgctttgtgcagcaatcattccggtcaatttttggatctcttttgggttccgaggtggctgcaagtcctgaattgCCTTGACttgcgctgggtttacctctatgcctctatgagtaatcatataacccaagaactttccagaacccacgccaaaagagcactttgaggcgttaaggcgcaacttgtactttcttagcacctggaaggtgtcggccaaatctttaacGTGCGAAGGTAtcgttttactcttcaccaccatatcatctacgtatacctcaatggtcttccctagttgctgttcgaacattctggtcatcattctttggtaggtagccccagcattcttcaacccaaacggcatgaccttatagtggtagttccttATTGGAGTAATGAATGtcgtcttctcttgatcctccactgccaatggaatctggtggtaaccctggaaggcatctaaaaaactcatacgaggatgtccgacagtggcgtccacaagctgatcaatacgtggcattgggaacgaatccttggggcaggctttgtttaaatccgtgaagtccacacataccctccacgctccattcttcttttttaccacaaccgtatgcgctaaccattcggggtagaaaacttctttaatagccctagccctcttgagtttgagtacttcctccttgacagcctcggaatgttccttagaagaacgccgaggtggctgtcTCCTCGAAACAATGGCGGGAttaacattcaaatgatgacaaatgaagcttgggtccacgcccggagcctcataagggtcccacgcaaaaatatcaatgttgtctttcagaaactccaacaaatccatcttctcctggtgtggcaagcgtatgccaacttggaagaacctctcagggtcatcggctatcaaaaacttctctaaatCCTCACAAAGAGCatcctctcctgtcaccgcaTCAGGCGCATCcagagctgttaattgctataagtctttgatgatcaaagccgaagactcggcttctgtctgatgtaGCACTGCAGCcaatatgcattgcctggccattgattggctgccgaggatctcttcaacatattcccccgaggggaacttaaccttaacatgcaaggtagaggagacagcccccagagcgtgcagccatggcctggcgaggatggctgtatatggggagtacgcgttaaccacaatgaaatccacctcaaccgtttctgagccagattgaacgggcaaacgaatttgTCCCTCCGGTACAACGacctttccttcaaagcttataagtggcgagtcataaggagtaagatcttccagctttaaccttagccccttaaataaatcaggatATATGATATCTACatcgctgccctgatcaatcatcaccctcttcacgtcataattccctatcctaagagtgaccacaagagcatcgtcatggggttggatggtaccaaccttatcctcctctgaaaattccaagacgggtaaattcaccttcaacctcttcagCCTACAGCCTGCctcttcggcctgagaatgAGAAACTGCCAttaccctagtgggacctgagccagtcctgccaggtgcagcaaaaatgacgttaattgttcccaatgccggccgagatagattattcttctgattgtttgagccggatTGACTGCCTTACCCATTAGGTTGACACAGGTGCtacttcagttttccttcactgacaagctgctccaagtggttccaaagggtccaacagttctcggtagtatggcccacgtcctgatggtactgacaaaagaggttctgattcctcttcgcggggtcttccgccatcttactaggccacctgaagaagggctccttacgaactttctccagtaattggtgtactggttctcggaacacagtattcaAAGTCTGAGGGGCTGCCGAGCCGAATTAACCGatgtaatctcttctcggctgtctgttgtggtatctgtccgacctgaaatcccttctctcctgcaggataaccttctccttaccctttccttgctgctggtcttcttcTACCCGTTTGTATtcgtcaatgcgatccatgaggcgacgtacgctgcggacgggcttttttgtcaaggacttcctcaagtcatgatcagtaggaaggccgaccttaaaggtattgagcaccacctcatcaaaatcaccatctatctcgttaaacatctcccagtaccggtcggagtatgcttttaacgtctccccttccctcatggccatggataacagtgagtccaatggccgaggcactctgctacacgtgataaaCTGTGACGTAAATGCTCTAGTCAGCTCCCtaaacgaacctacagaccccgatttaaggccgttgaaccacctcatagcaataggtcccaagctagaggggaaaactttacacatcagggtctcattatgagagtgcactgccatcctctggttaaagtgactcacgtgctccaccggatcagtccggccattgtagatggtaaaggtgggttgggtgaacctcctggggagcctcctaTTCTCAATCCTCtgtgagaatggcgatttggagagttggtgtaacaccctactcatagcatcgttccccaagcccctggaagggAGCTTCTTGTGCCTGCGAGCTGGAGGGTCGTCCTACTCATaacgtcctcatctaatccttcttcataAGAGGACGTTGCGttggggggcgaccatgacctcgagTTGTAACTACTTCCCTGGACCTCctctgaagaaggattagatgaggacgatGAATGCTTGCGTCTGACGTGGCGCAGTTTCCTTTTCaaatgattaatctccttctgcatggccttagcaccatcctcgtgggtggtgctgcccccgccatgagtatggctcgctctagggtattctgtatgaatgcttccctcacgatcccttcgacgcttaagacgctcgaaaagatcctcaggttttgatccttgagactctgcatggtgtgagcttAGGCCTAccatagtatcccagctccttcAAGACTAGattttcccacagacgacgccaattgtaagtgcacaattgcacctggacccaaagacaattatgggctcaggcccaatgagccttaaacaatgaaatttgtagagtgtgggcttgaaatctaagttagaggtactgagaacttgatgaCAGGCTAAGGTGTGAagacacttgtaaataatagatgataattgcaaatggacctcctcggaggtgagccgaggaccacttctgtattaattctctttctctcttaaaggttacaattcttaatttctttcttcgttaCTGTCTGATCCCCCCCCcattttctttggccttcaccccctttaaatacttcttctcttgaTGCTTTATCCATGTGTTGCTCAAatcccctcccctctagatatttcttctcttagtgcctttgaatagtaaccaaaagtttcagttctactgttcaggggtcacttccccattaatgcggccagggaggtaggtgtagagtctttaatgtggaggtggcagcctttgctcatgatatttttctaacactggTGTATCTAAAAGGTTCaaggtttccccctcttaaccaacagtcttttcGGAATTCTgtcttgaccttcgtagtgaatctctgagttctcttggatctgtccgaggaggaactcactctcggatgtgtcctcggaccctcggtgTATGGGCCGATTTGCAGTACTAACAGGTTCTTTAATTTTAGAGaaggtcggccctccttgctagagcccaaaggcccaaatgcctgcttgggtccttttactccccacagtagATATGCAGGGCATTTATGAGTTCAATTTAGTTCAGTGATAGTTGTCAGTTGGCATGATGTGCATTAATCTCCCTCTGAAACCTGAAATTTCGAACTATGCAAGTGTGGGGCTTCATGTATTCTATTTATGAAAATAAGagtacataaatatataaaagtattaaTTGGCTATATTGAAATAAACCAACAGCTTCTCAATTCAAGATCATTCAACATTGAATTAAAAAGGAATTTTCCCTAATTCAAAATCATGACATAACTTATGACataatttgttgaaattatAGAGTTTGATTTGATACACTTTCAAactatataaattaaaaagtaatttccCCTAACAATCAACATCGTTGTCATGCCAACTGTATTTTACATGAATTTGTGCCCTAGCGGTGCATCAACCCAGTTCAAAACGAAACCCAACGAAgctaaaacaacaacaatactaATGAATAGAGATAGAGAAAAATCTAACagagaaaaatttaaaaagccaCACTCAAATTAGAGTACATGCACAAGCAACACTTAACTCAGATTAcatgcaaaggaaaaaaaaaaaaaaacattttgaacTCAGCATTTAGAAATTATGTTAATAAGTTTCTAATCCTTTAACTCTGAAGATGGATTGGGTTGAGCTTCGGCTATGGTGAGAGTGAAAAGGTGtgggtttgggtgtgggttAGGATTGAGCTTCGGAAAGGGTCTACTGAACGGCTTGGTTTGGGTATGGGTAGAACTAAGAGAACTTGAAAAGTGCTTGAACTTGGGAAGGGTCTACTGAACGAACTGAGGGTGGGTACTGATTGGACTGAGGAAGGGAGAGAAACTGTTGAGGAAGGGAGAAAAACTGTTTCAGAGACGTTACATTCAAAATACCTCTTAATCCCGTCAGCAACTCGGTTTCCTCATTGCCGAGTTATAAACAGTAACGCGGGAATATTTTATTCCCAAAAGCCACGCTGGATCGCTACCGTGGTAGGCAGTTGCCTAGAACTCGGCTTCGAAATAGTCGAGTTACTTAAGTAACTCGATTACTGAGAGATCGAGTATCGAAACAGGAGCACGCTCCTATATAGTTTCGAAACAAGGGCATAATGCCAAATGTTTTGCCTAATAAGGGCAAAAGGCTAGAATCCCCTCaatctcaaaactcaaaagccaAGAATTTCACATAgtaaaaggaggaggaggagagggGTCCATGCCATGGAACTGGTGTTGGGACCCAAATGGGGCCTAACTGGTGGTGGGGTTGATGATGCATCCACACTATTGGAGAATGAAAGCTAAGGTTGCGAGAATGAGAGGGAGGAGAATTGTTGGAAACCTCCTTTCCAACTCTAGCGCCAACAAtgtaaaaaaactttttgggaAGGTataataggggaaaaaaaaaaccctacagtTTTATTACTAGGAGTTAGGGCACATTAAACCGTATACTTTTAAGTGGGACACTCTAAACCCCAGGTTTTCATATATATACCCAAAAAAACCTCAAACAAATTCTATACTCACATATGAAATGTACATATATGAAAGTAAGACCTCTCATTTAAAAGATTGGGTTTAATGTGTTCCAATGATAAAACTATAGcgtttcttttgttgttgtactTTTGCCAAAAATTTTCCTCGATTTAGATCATATACTCCTAGGAATTCTCCGATTGTGATGTCTCGCTTTACTCACCTGCTCCAAGACCTTGCTTCTCAGCTTCATCTGCTACAAATTGCTTGATTGAGGGGTTGGATTttttatgtgttattttttctattatgaCCACCATCACCCTTAAAGTAGAGTTTGAAATCATTTATGTCGACAAGGATAAATTGACATGTGGAAGGATTTTAATCAGAAAACTTAGCAAATGACACTTATCGCACCATGTGTTCAAGATATTCTTACACTTGACTTGGttataaatgatttaaatatttaaaattgtgttttaaaaacacgatttaaaaaaaaaaaaaacagttagattttcaaataattttgaaacaatactgaattaaataataataattaaaataaaattaatttataaagaaaaagtctAAAAAAGAATTTGgcaaaaatttttataatagcTGACGTGGCAGATTGTAGtgataggttaaaaaaaaaaaaatagtgaaatttttGTGTATACTTGGCATTGCTCATACTCAAGTGGGCGTGTGAGTGGTGAACGGTGAACTCATCAGTCCTCACGAAATTGTAAAACCCACAAagagcacctgaagaagaaagaaaaaaaaaaaaaaaacagtaaaatcgaagagagagagagagagagagaaatggctTGGAGCGCAACAATGATCGGAGCTCTATTGGGACTGGGGACCCAGATGTACTCCAACGCTCTCCGAAAACTCCCTTACATGCGCCGTAAGTCTCTCCattccttttcattttcatttccaatacaaaaaaacaaacacaaacccacaaaaaaccAATTTTGATGGAAATGGTTTTTACTTGTAGATCCATGGGAGCACGTGCTTGGTATGGGTCTCGGAGTTGTGTTCGTGAATCAGCTCGTGAAATGGGACGCTCAGCTCGCAGAAGACCTCGATAAGATGCTTGAAAAAGCCAAAGCCGCCAACGAGCGCCGTTACTTTGGTATTACTATGTTTTCCTTTTGGCAAATCTGAATTCACTTTCATGTTTGTGCTTAGCTCTTTGCAAATGGGTTTATTGGTTTTCATAGAATTTAAGTcccttttggttttttttgtttgttttttctcaGCTATTTCCAATTGGGTATTTTCTTATATCTCTCAATTCAATTCCCTTTTTGTTGTTACTGCTATTAAGCAGCATCAATTAGAGGTGTAcccatgtttttctttttgcaaatcTTTCACTTTTATGATTTTGCTTAGCTCTTTGCAAATGGGTATTTTGTTATTTCCTAGAATTCTATTCCCTTTTGGGTTTTACCTTCAATTATAGGTGTATCCATGTGGTCCTAGGAAGGACTAGCCTTAATCTAATTAGACTTGATAAAAATTTGATATGGAGAGTTGCATTAGTCCCCAATAAGGCTTGACAGAAATAATATAGCCTCCTGTATGATCAAATTAAAATCCTCAAGGTTTTCAGCAGACTTGGCATAAAGGCAtttgatggttgttttgtttttccattgTTATTATGAAAATAGGTTGCCCGCACAAGGTAGCTCAATTGGTTGAGGTCTCCAGTGTGGGATTACCTGATACACTGTTGTTGTAGATGGAATTGTGTATC
This portion of the Castanea sativa cultivar Marrone di Chiusa Pesio chromosome 7, ASM4071231v1 genome encodes:
- the LOC142643083 gene encoding uncharacterized protein LOC142643083: MAWSATMIGALLGLGTQMYSNALRKLPYMRHPWEHVLGMGLGVVFVNQLVKWDAQLAEDLDKMLEKAKAANERRYFDEDDE